The following coding sequences lie in one Apium graveolens cultivar Ventura chromosome 1, ASM990537v1, whole genome shotgun sequence genomic window:
- the LOC141721799 gene encoding uncharacterized protein LOC141721799 isoform X2 — protein sequence MEQEKADESVLRLVQGLQREEEVVLKDFLRLGRELDEKHKLEMEIEESKGKLQVMKYLGNEDDEALQSKTKELEEQLKEKEDQWNDVKSLNQTLLIKKRQSNDELQEACKKLIKNDVRNSSLQLASMEQKKADENVLRLLEELQREEEEALKEILRLERELHEKQKLEMEILEYKCKLQVMKHLAVEDDGALESKMKELEEELKEKEDHEARKKLIKRAKEEALKDILRLEKGLDEKQKLEMEIQELKGKLQVMKHLGNEDDEAQESKMKELEEEIEEKLIKRAKEALKDILRLEKELDEKQEMEMEIQEVKGKLQVMKHLGNEDDEALQSKMKELEEDLEEKLIKVQILSLCPFWYCNTGQRS from the exons ATGGAGCAGGAAAAGGCTGATGAAAGTGTCTTAAGGTTGGTGCAGGGGCTGCAG AGAGAGGAGGAGGTGGTATTGAAAGACTTTCTGAGACTAGGGAGGGAGCTAGATGAAAAACATAAACTGGAGATGGAAATTGAAGAATCAAAAGGGAAGTTACAAGTGATGAAGTATCTAGGAAATGAAGATGATGAAGCTCTGCAAAGCAAGACGAAAGAGTTGGAAGAACAATTGAAAGAGAAAGAGGATCAATGGAATGATGTTAAGAGTTTGAATCAGACTCTTCTTATTAAAAAGCGTCAGAGTAATGATGAGCTTCAAGAAGCTTGTAAAAAATTAATCAAG AATGATGTGAGAAACAGTTCGCTTCAACTAGCTTCAATGGAGCAAAAAAAGGCTGATGAAAATGTCTTAAGGTTGCTGGAGGAGCTGCAG AGAGAGGAGGAGGAGGCCTTGAAAGAGATACTGAGACTAGAGAGGGAGCTACATGAAAAACAGAAACTGGAGATGGAAATTCTAGAATATAAATGTAAGTTACAAGTGATGAAACATCTAGCAGTTGAAGATGATGGAGCTCTGGAAAGCAAGATGAAAGAGTTGGAAGAAGAATTGAAAGAGAAAGAGGATCACGAAGCTCGTAAGAAATTAATTAAG AGAGCGAAGGAGGAGGCCTTGAAAGACATACTGAGACTAGAGAAGGGGCTAGATGAAAAACAGAAACTGGAGATGGAAATTCAAGAACTGAAAGGGAAGTTACAAGTGATGAAGCATCTAGGAAATGAAGATGATGAAGCTCAGGAAAGCAAGATGAAAGAGTTGGAAGAAGAAATTGAAGAGAAATTAATCAAG AGAGCGAAGGAGGCCTTGAAAGACATACTGAGACTAGAGAAGGAGCTAGATGAAAAACAAGAAATGGAGATGgaaattcaagaagtgaaaggGAAGTTACAGGTGATGAAGCATCTCGGAAATGAAGATGATGAAGCTCTGCAAAGCAAGATGAAAGAGTTGGAAGAAGATTTGGAAGAGAAATTAATTAAGGTACAAATTCTTTCTTTGTGTCCTTTTTGGTACTGCAATACGGGGCAGCGAAGTTAA
- the LOC141721799 gene encoding uncharacterized protein LOC141721799 isoform X1, translated as MEQEKADESVLRLVQGLQREEEVVLKDFLRLGRELDEKHKLEMEIEESKGKLQVMKYLGNEDDEALQSKTKELEEQLKEKEDQWNDVKSLNQTLLIKKRQSNDELQEACKKLIKMDSSSSEQSVISDSENDVRNSSLQLASMEQKKADENVLRLLEELQREEEEALKEILRLERELHEKQKLEMEILEYKCKLQVMKHLAVEDDGALESKMKELEEELKEKEDHEARKKLIKRAKEEALKDILRLEKGLDEKQKLEMEIQELKGKLQVMKHLGNEDDEAQESKMKELEEEIEEKLIKRAKEALKDILRLEKELDEKQEMEMEIQEVKGKLQVMKHLGNEDDEALQSKMKELEEDLEEKLIKVDAR; from the exons ATGGAGCAGGAAAAGGCTGATGAAAGTGTCTTAAGGTTGGTGCAGGGGCTGCAG AGAGAGGAGGAGGTGGTATTGAAAGACTTTCTGAGACTAGGGAGGGAGCTAGATGAAAAACATAAACTGGAGATGGAAATTGAAGAATCAAAAGGGAAGTTACAAGTGATGAAGTATCTAGGAAATGAAGATGATGAAGCTCTGCAAAGCAAGACGAAAGAGTTGGAAGAACAATTGAAAGAGAAAGAGGATCAATGGAATGATGTTAAGAGTTTGAATCAGACTCTTCTTATTAAAAAGCGTCAGAGTAATGATGAGCTTCAAGAAGCTTGTAAAAAATTAATCAAG ATGGACTCTAGCTCTTCTGAACAGTCAGTGATAAGTGACTCTGAG AATGATGTGAGAAACAGTTCGCTTCAACTAGCTTCAATGGAGCAAAAAAAGGCTGATGAAAATGTCTTAAGGTTGCTGGAGGAGCTGCAG AGAGAGGAGGAGGAGGCCTTGAAAGAGATACTGAGACTAGAGAGGGAGCTACATGAAAAACAGAAACTGGAGATGGAAATTCTAGAATATAAATGTAAGTTACAAGTGATGAAACATCTAGCAGTTGAAGATGATGGAGCTCTGGAAAGCAAGATGAAAGAGTTGGAAGAAGAATTGAAAGAGAAAGAGGATCACGAAGCTCGTAAGAAATTAATTAAG AGAGCGAAGGAGGAGGCCTTGAAAGACATACTGAGACTAGAGAAGGGGCTAGATGAAAAACAGAAACTGGAGATGGAAATTCAAGAACTGAAAGGGAAGTTACAAGTGATGAAGCATCTAGGAAATGAAGATGATGAAGCTCAGGAAAGCAAGATGAAAGAGTTGGAAGAAGAAATTGAAGAGAAATTAATCAAG AGAGCGAAGGAGGCCTTGAAAGACATACTGAGACTAGAGAAGGAGCTAGATGAAAAACAAGAAATGGAGATGgaaattcaagaagtgaaaggGAAGTTACAGGTGATGAAGCATCTCGGAAATGAAGATGATGAAGCTCTGCAAAGCAAGATGAAAGAGTTGGAAGAAGATTTGGAAGAGAAATTAATTAAG GTTGATGCACGTTGA